DNA from Haloferax sp. Atlit-12N:
GATTCCCGCGTGTCCCGAAATGCTGCAGTCGCGTCAGTCACCAAGTAGTTCGAGGACTGATTCGACGGCCGACGAGTCCGATCCGGTGGCCCGGAATTCACAGCCGATGTAACCGTCGTACTCGGCGTCTTCGAGACCCTCAATGATGCGTTCGTAGTTCAGCTCGCCCGTTCCGGGCTCGTTGCGCCCGGGGACGTCCGCGATGTGGACGTGCCCGACCCGGTCGATATTTTCCTGCAGCGTGTCGATGATGTTCCCTTCTGTGATCTGCTGGTGGTAGACGTCGTAGAGCAGACGAACTTGCGGGCTGTCCACCTCGTCGACGATGTCGAACCCAGTCTCCGACCGACTGAGGAACGATTCAGGGTGGTCGACGGCAGTGTTCAGCGGTTCGAGAAGCAGCATAACACCCGCCTCTTCGGCGTCGGGAGCGACCGTGTTGAGGATGTCGACAACGCTGTCGTACTGCGTCTGCCACCCGTGGGACTCACATTCTGGCCCGGACGTCACGATGAGGTTTTCACAGTCGACCGCCGCTGCGGTCTCGATCGTCGACTGCAGTTCAGCGACTGCTTGGTCTCGAGCGTCGGGATCGGTGAGGCCGGTCGTACAACCGACCATGCCGACGAACGTGAGGTCGGTCGCCGCGGTTCGCTCGCGGACCGCCTGAAGAGGGCGGTCTGCCGGTTCCCAAAACTCGACGCCGTCGACGCCAAGCTCGGCGCAGCGGTCGATCCGGTCGATAAATCGGTCGTCGGTAAAGAGCGTGTCCAAACACACCGAAAGGGAAGGGGAGTCTGTCATAGCAGGTTGTCAGGATTCTCTGAGGCGGCGAGGTATATAGAACTCACGT
Protein-coding regions in this window:
- a CDS encoding hydroxypyruvate isomerase family protein translates to MTDSPSLSVCLDTLFTDDRFIDRIDRCAELGVDGVEFWEPADRPLQAVRERTAATDLTFVGMVGCTTGLTDPDARDQAVAELQSTIETAAAVDCENLIVTSGPECESHGWQTQYDSVVDILNTVAPDAEEAGVMLLLEPLNTAVDHPESFLSRSETGFDIVDEVDSPQVRLLYDVYHQQITEGNIIDTLQENIDRVGHVHIADVPGRNEPGTGELNYERIIEGLEDAEYDGYIGCEFRATGSDSSAVESVLELLGD